A genome region from Gadus chalcogrammus isolate NIFS_2021 chromosome 7, NIFS_Gcha_1.0, whole genome shotgun sequence includes the following:
- the si:dkey-251i10.1 gene encoding ADP/ATP translocase 2, producing MNETAVSFAKDFMAGGISAAISKTAVAPIERVKLLLQVQHASKQITADMQYKGIMDCIVRIPKEQGFLSFWRGNLANVIRYFPTQALNFAFKDKYKKVFLDGVDKRTQFWRYFAGNLASGGAAGATSLCFVYPLDFARTRLAADVGKPGAGREFNGLADCLKKISKSDGIRGLYQGFNVSVQGIIIYRAAYFGIYDTAKGMLPDNKKGSILVSWMIAQSVTAVAGLTSYPFDTVRRRMMMQSGRKGADIMYTGTIDCWKKIARDEGGKAFFKGALSNVLRGMGGAFVLVLYDELKKVL from the exons ATGAATGAAACCGCAGTCTCCTTTGCCAAGGACTTCATGGCCGGTGGCATCTCTGCTGCCATCTCCAAGACAGCCGTTGCCCCCATCGAAAGAGTGAAGCTTCTTCTTCAG GTCCAACATGCCAGCAAGCAGATCACCGCAGATATGCAGTACAAGGGTATCATGGATTGCATTGTCCGTATTCCCAAGGAGCAGGGATTCCTATCCTTCTGGAGAGGTAACCTTGCCAACGTCATCAGATACTTCCCCACCCAGGCCCTGAACTTCGCCTTCAAGGACAAGTACAAGAAGGTCTTCCTTGACGGAGTCGACAAGCGCACCCAGTTCTGGCGGTACTTCGCCGGTAACCTGGCGTCCGGTGGCGCGGCTGGAGCCACCTCCCTGTGCTTCGTGTACCCCCTCGATTTCGCCAGGACCCGTCTGGCTGCTGACGTCGGAAAGCCCGGCGCCGGTCGTGAGTTCAACGGCCTGGCCGACTGCCTGAAGAAGATCTCCAAGTCCGACGGTATCCGTGGTCTGTACCAGGGCTTCAATGTGTCCGTCCAGGGCATCATCATCTACAGGGCTGCTTACTTCGGCATCTACGACACCGCCAAGG GCATGCTCCCCGACAACAAGAAAGGCAGCATCCTGGTCAGCTGGATGATCGCCCAGTCTGTCACCGCCGTTGCCGGCCTGACCTCTTACCCCTTCGACACCGTGCGTAGGCGCATGATGATGCAGTCTGGACGCAAAGGAG cgGACATCATGTACACTGGTACCATCGACTGCTGGAAGAAGATTGCACGCGATGAGGGTGGCAAGGCCTTCTTCAAGGGAGCCCTGTCCAACGTGCTCAGGGGCATGGGTGGCGCCTTCGTGCTGGTCCTGTACGACGAGCTGAAGAAGGTCCTCTAA
- the gfra3 gene encoding GDNF family receptor alpha-3 isoform X1, whose product MSTGIRRRMMILGLFQIFFTCVRMLTEPSAKHQQSAGSALAPAPLDCGVAEQGCLQQEPCAVLYRLLEYCVAEEAVAPLGADARWECLEAQHALQQYRPLQACKCQRGSRREEHCLKVYWTVRFSAYEEYEVSPYEELELNLVRNVEMSHMASIMSASSHAVDGQNQCLKAAQDCGLFEKCGSLRSEYVVACTKRATGSDSGCNRQKCHRALRRFLERVPDEYSFALLFCPCSDPLCGERRRKTIVPSCSFEESARNGEERAEKPNCLSLQTYCYKDQLCRSRFADFQRNCQASSLSPSGCGQESRARCLQAYKGLIGTIMTPNYINNSSTEVSQWCTCEASGNEWQDCQQILNMFSSNTCLRNAISSMGVEVGGGGSPVDSTPPPPASRPPPPPPVIQEQPRVSVQTLQDFTRFESSEDKQKEEEEESQDLNIIPPFSEKDPGMESGARGSHRGAASTPGPLLPLLLWLALWSLSLSPQ is encoded by the exons ATGTCAACCGGCatcaggaggaggatgatgatccTTGGACTATTTCAGATTTTCTTCACATGTG taaggatgctcacagaaccaagtgcaaagcaccaacaatcgGCAG GCAGTGCGCTGGCGCCCGCCCCCCTGGACTGCGGCGTGGCGGAGCAGGGCTGCCTGCAGCAGGAGCCCTGCGCCGTGCTCTACCGCCTGCTGGAGTACTGCGTGGCCGAGGAGGCCGTGGCGCCGCTGGGGGCCGACGCCCGCTGGGAGTGCCTGGAGGCCCAGCACGCGCTGCAGCAGTACCGCCCCCTGCAGGCCTGCAAGTGCCAGCGGGGCTCGCGGCGGGAGGAGCACTGCCTCAAGGTGTACTGGACGGTGCGCTTCTCag CCTACGAGGAGTATGAGGTCTCTCCTTacgaggagttggagctgaacCTTGTGAGGAACGTAGAGATGTCCCACATGGCCTCCATCATGTCAG CCTCGTCCCACGCGGTAGACGGACAGAACCAGTGTCTGAAGGCGGCGCAGGACTGCGGCCTGTTCGAGAAGTGCGGCTCCCTGCGCTCCGAGTACGTGGTGGCGTGCACCAAGCGCGCCACGGGCTCCGACAGCGGCTGCAACCGGCAGAAGTGCCACCGGGCGCTGCGCCGCTTCCTGGAGCGCGTGCCCGACGAGTACAGCTTCGCCCTGCTCTTCTGCCCCTGCTCCGACCCGCTGTGCGGGGAGCGGCGCCGCAAGACCATCGTCCCCTCGTGCTCCTTCGAGGAGAGCGCCCGGAACGGGGAGGAGAGGGCGGAGAAGCCCAACTGCCTCAGCCTGCAGACGTACTGCTACAAGGACCAGCTGTGCAG ATCCCGCTTTGCAGATTTCCAGCGCAACTGCCaggcctcttctctctctccgtcgggCTGCGGGCAGGAGAGCCGAGCCAGGTGTCTGCAGGCATACAAGGGACTCATAG gtaCCATTATGACCCCTAACTACATCAATAACAGCAGCACGGAGGTGTCCCAGTGGTGCACGTGCGAGGCCAGCGGCAATGAGTGGCAGGACTGCCAGCAGATCCTCAACATGTTCAGCAGCAACACCTGCCTCC GAAACGCCATCAGTTCCATGGGAGTGGAGGTTGGCGGCGGCGGTTCTCCCGTGGAcagcacgccgccgccgccagcctcccgacccccacccccacccccggtcATCCAGGAGCAGCCCCGGGTCAGTGTCCAGACCCTCCAGGACTTCACCAGA TTTGAGAGCAGCGAGGACAaacagaaggaagaggaggaagaaagcCAAGACTTAAACATCATCCCACCATTTTCTGAAAAGGACCCTGGTATGGAATCAGGGGCCCGAGGCAGCCACCGGGGGGCCGCCTCCACACCGGGCCccctgctgcccctgctgctgtggctggcCCTCTGGTCCCTCAGCCTGAGCCCACAGTAG
- the gfra3 gene encoding GDNF family receptor alpha-3 isoform X2 — protein MSTGIRRRMMILGLFQIFFTCGSALAPAPLDCGVAEQGCLQQEPCAVLYRLLEYCVAEEAVAPLGADARWECLEAQHALQQYRPLQACKCQRGSRREEHCLKVYWTVRFSAYEEYEVSPYEELELNLVRNVEMSHMASIMSASSHAVDGQNQCLKAAQDCGLFEKCGSLRSEYVVACTKRATGSDSGCNRQKCHRALRRFLERVPDEYSFALLFCPCSDPLCGERRRKTIVPSCSFEESARNGEERAEKPNCLSLQTYCYKDQLCRSRFADFQRNCQASSLSPSGCGQESRARCLQAYKGLIGTIMTPNYINNSSTEVSQWCTCEASGNEWQDCQQILNMFSSNTCLRNAISSMGVEVGGGGSPVDSTPPPPASRPPPPPPVIQEQPRVSVQTLQDFTRFESSEDKQKEEEEESQDLNIIPPFSEKDPGMESGARGSHRGAASTPGPLLPLLLWLALWSLSLSPQ, from the exons ATGTCAACCGGCatcaggaggaggatgatgatccTTGGACTATTTCAGATTTTCTTCACATGTG GCAGTGCGCTGGCGCCCGCCCCCCTGGACTGCGGCGTGGCGGAGCAGGGCTGCCTGCAGCAGGAGCCCTGCGCCGTGCTCTACCGCCTGCTGGAGTACTGCGTGGCCGAGGAGGCCGTGGCGCCGCTGGGGGCCGACGCCCGCTGGGAGTGCCTGGAGGCCCAGCACGCGCTGCAGCAGTACCGCCCCCTGCAGGCCTGCAAGTGCCAGCGGGGCTCGCGGCGGGAGGAGCACTGCCTCAAGGTGTACTGGACGGTGCGCTTCTCag CCTACGAGGAGTATGAGGTCTCTCCTTacgaggagttggagctgaacCTTGTGAGGAACGTAGAGATGTCCCACATGGCCTCCATCATGTCAG CCTCGTCCCACGCGGTAGACGGACAGAACCAGTGTCTGAAGGCGGCGCAGGACTGCGGCCTGTTCGAGAAGTGCGGCTCCCTGCGCTCCGAGTACGTGGTGGCGTGCACCAAGCGCGCCACGGGCTCCGACAGCGGCTGCAACCGGCAGAAGTGCCACCGGGCGCTGCGCCGCTTCCTGGAGCGCGTGCCCGACGAGTACAGCTTCGCCCTGCTCTTCTGCCCCTGCTCCGACCCGCTGTGCGGGGAGCGGCGCCGCAAGACCATCGTCCCCTCGTGCTCCTTCGAGGAGAGCGCCCGGAACGGGGAGGAGAGGGCGGAGAAGCCCAACTGCCTCAGCCTGCAGACGTACTGCTACAAGGACCAGCTGTGCAG ATCCCGCTTTGCAGATTTCCAGCGCAACTGCCaggcctcttctctctctccgtcgggCTGCGGGCAGGAGAGCCGAGCCAGGTGTCTGCAGGCATACAAGGGACTCATAG gtaCCATTATGACCCCTAACTACATCAATAACAGCAGCACGGAGGTGTCCCAGTGGTGCACGTGCGAGGCCAGCGGCAATGAGTGGCAGGACTGCCAGCAGATCCTCAACATGTTCAGCAGCAACACCTGCCTCC GAAACGCCATCAGTTCCATGGGAGTGGAGGTTGGCGGCGGCGGTTCTCCCGTGGAcagcacgccgccgccgccagcctcccgacccccacccccacccccggtcATCCAGGAGCAGCCCCGGGTCAGTGTCCAGACCCTCCAGGACTTCACCAGA TTTGAGAGCAGCGAGGACAaacagaaggaagaggaggaagaaagcCAAGACTTAAACATCATCCCACCATTTTCTGAAAAGGACCCTGGTATGGAATCAGGGGCCCGAGGCAGCCACCGGGGGGCCGCCTCCACACCGGGCCccctgctgcccctgctgctgtggctggcCCTCTGGTCCCTCAGCCTGAGCCCACAGTAG